In Leeia speluncae, a genomic segment contains:
- a CDS encoding GNAT family N-acetyltransferase — protein sequence MFLTEDTLIHEQLAREVQKPQLTLSLASSQADIEDAQRLRFKVFAEEMGATLPNAASGLDQDIFDPYCDHLLVRDERIGRVVGTYRILRPESAKRIGGYYSETEFDLTRLQHLRNQLVELGRSCVHRDYRSGGVITLLWAGLADYMARHGYDYLIGCASISMADGGHAAASIYRQLKEKHLAPAEWRVMPRCPLPLYALNQHVLTEVPPLIKGYMRAGAMICGEPAWDPDFNTADLPLLLPMSRLSPRYAKHFLQAKVA from the coding sequence ATGTTCTTAACTGAAGATACATTGATCCATGAGCAATTGGCTCGTGAAGTACAAAAACCACAATTAACATTATCATTGGCGTCTAGCCAAGCAGACATCGAAGATGCTCAACGTCTACGTTTTAAAGTGTTTGCAGAAGAAATGGGCGCAACGTTGCCAAATGCGGCAAGTGGCCTAGACCAAGATATTTTTGATCCTTATTGTGATCACCTACTGGTACGAGACGAACGCATTGGTCGCGTCGTTGGTACTTACCGAATTCTACGTCCAGAATCTGCAAAGCGGATTGGTGGATACTATTCTGAAACTGAATTTGATTTAACCCGTTTACAGCATTTACGCAATCAATTGGTCGAACTTGGTCGTTCTTGTGTTCACCGTGATTACCGTTCCGGTGGTGTGATTACCTTGCTGTGGGCTGGTTTGGCAGATTACATGGCCCGTCATGGTTATGATTATCTGATTGGTTGCGCAAGTATTAGCATGGCAGATGGTGGCCACGCAGCAGCTTCCATTTATCGCCAGCTGAAAGAAAAGCATTTGGCACCGGCAGAATGGCGTGTGATGCCACGTTGCCCGCTACCTTTATATGCCTTAAACCAGCATGTACTGACAGAAGTGCCGCCGCTTATTAAAGGCTATATGCGTGCAGGTGCCATGATCTGTGGTGAGCCAGCATGGGACCCTGATTTTAATACTGCAGACTTGCCACTACTATTGCCAATGTCTCGTTTAAGCCCGCGCTACGCAAAGCATTTCTTGCAAGCAAAAGTGGCGTAA
- a CDS encoding protein-L-isoaspartate O-methyltransferase family protein: protein MDLAQARFNMVEQQIRPAEVLDEKVLDLLLVVKREDFIPEAWRNLAFVDMETPIKADVRTLPPRIEARLVQEVAVKPTDKILEVGTGCGYTTALLAKLGRHVYSVDIDPELTEMARANLDKAGIRNVTLETGDAAQGWAANAPYDIIVISGSVPVLPTQFVDQLNRGGRIFAIVGDAPIMRVTVFTKEADGKLSERQFMETVVTPLTNAAQPKRFSF, encoded by the coding sequence ATGGATTTGGCACAAGCCCGTTTCAACATGGTTGAGCAACAGATTCGCCCAGCCGAGGTTCTTGATGAAAAAGTGCTTGACCTACTGTTAGTGGTAAAGCGCGAAGACTTCATCCCTGAAGCATGGCGCAATTTGGCATTTGTTGACATGGAAACGCCAATCAAGGCAGATGTTCGTACCTTGCCTCCACGTATCGAAGCACGTCTAGTACAAGAAGTTGCGGTAAAGCCAACCGACAAAATTCTAGAAGTGGGCACAGGCTGTGGTTATACCACTGCATTGCTAGCGAAGCTTGGTCGTCACGTTTATAGCGTGGACATTGACCCAGAGCTAACTGAAATGGCGCGAGCGAATCTAGATAAAGCCGGCATCCGTAACGTGACCTTAGAGACTGGCGATGCCGCTCAAGGTTGGGCGGCTAATGCGCCTTACGACATCATCGTTATTTCTGGTTCTGTCCCTGTACTACCAACGCAATTTGTAGACCAGCTAAACCGTGGTGGAAGAATTTTCGCGATTGTTGGTGACGCGCCAATTATGCGTGTAACCGTATTCACCAAAGAAGCCGATGGCAAGTTGAGTGAGCGTCAGTTTATGGAAACCGTAGTGACGCCATTAACCAATGCGGCTCAGCCAAAACGCTTTAGCTTCTAA
- a CDS encoding HlyC/CorC family transporter has translation MEGSPSSKSTVKVSWLERISALLMREPEDREQLVDLLHSAFERNLMDADALSMIEGVLQVSDMRVVDIMVPRAQIDAVDLNDSIETFLPMVLETAHSRFPVFDGEKDRIQGILLAKDLLRYFADPEKFDLRDMLRPVVFIPESKRLNVLLKEFRSNRNHMAIVVDEYGGVSGLVTIEDVIEQIVGDIEDEYDFDETEDNLVEERDGSWRVKAVTEISDANEVMHAQLPNEQFETIGELVVDIFGYVPKRGESVSKYGWQFEVVRADSRQVHTLLISPADEPTPADERE, from the coding sequence ATGGAAGGTTCCCCCAGTAGTAAATCGACTGTAAAAGTCAGTTGGCTAGAAAGAATTTCTGCCTTATTAATGCGAGAGCCAGAAGATAGAGAGCAATTGGTTGATCTCTTACATTCTGCTTTTGAGCGCAACTTAATGGATGCCGATGCCCTTTCCATGATAGAGGGTGTGTTACAGGTGTCTGACATGCGCGTAGTCGATATTATGGTGCCTCGTGCGCAAATTGATGCGGTGGATCTAAATGACTCTATCGAAACCTTTTTGCCCATGGTGCTGGAAACTGCCCACTCTCGTTTCCCTGTTTTCGATGGCGAAAAGGATCGCATTCAGGGCATCTTATTGGCTAAAGATTTACTCCGATATTTTGCAGATCCTGAAAAGTTTGATCTCCGAGATATGCTGCGCCCTGTTGTATTTATCCCTGAATCCAAACGCCTGAATGTGCTCTTAAAAGAGTTTCGTAGTAATCGTAACCACATGGCCATTGTGGTGGATGAATATGGTGGTGTGTCCGGTTTGGTGACCATTGAAGATGTGATCGAGCAAATTGTTGGCGATATCGAAGACGAATACGACTTTGATGAAACTGAAGACAATTTGGTTGAAGAACGTGATGGTAGTTGGCGGGTAAAGGCGGTTACTGAAATTAGTGACGCGAATGAAGTAATGCACGCACAACTTCCGAATGAACAGTTTGAAACCATTGGTGAATTAGTCGTTGATATATTTGGCTATGTACCTAAACGTGGTGAGTCTGTCTCTAAATATGGCTGGCAATTTGAAGTAGTCAGAGCCGATAGCCGCCAAGTTCATACCTTGTTAATTTCTCCTGCAGATGAGCCTACTCCTGCAGATGAGCGCGAATGA
- a CDS encoding bifunctional diguanylate cyclase/phosphodiesterase, with product MNPVKQTRQTTVFAIVAGFALGFLNVLISLHTATEIGNHAEFVLLSGIAFALLCRAGTLPMLATLAGSWFAASDKDVIDGLHLAAIAGTSWLSYLVLSKKDFDPLLRRGKDFALVLLIPVLSCIPITLFFLLMTTGILPPDQDWVPLPLLEVVFGQLLGSLLVSIPILMVSYKRLKRAFTNVEFWLLSLVTLSVFCLPITFGANNDEHPIMYIFAPLIIWSSIRLKRFAHSIILIELSTGILVMPARFLSSPLVINNFEVPMAIVMFVGIATSLFMSTRQGERRYQQNLLQQRNEIYRWLAGMRQQFGASGTGADVLYQLCKSAKSISAAIHAGIAKETNHGYEWLYDFMLTQHDKTPMSLREDQYIDRRNCSSYPIPATNYTVICIPLKEKHDGDLLLLITLHNPLLINGELLSFFNDQRQLLQSELEKRLIDAERQRLGMALRDAEAMWQYALESSGEGIWDWHIQANVEYYSNRCQLLMGFAEAVTHDAHYLWRNRIHPDDVEKWETALQQYLNGETDHYQSEFRILQQNGKSKWVFSRGKVISWDENAKPVRMIGSVLDVSELRQADEERLLAAQVFEASHEGILIIDEDKRILSANSAFLQMIGYRADQVIHKPALFFSAITITNEQDLFWDQLASQQFWQGEWIAQKENGSHLPLWLSVSCVMAQENTHASRYILLASDMTQRKADSDRIQYLAHHDLLTGLPNRALMMDRLEQLLLNCERQKTNFACLFIDLDHFKHINDSLGHPVGDLLLQDVAQRLTSHVRKGDTISRLGGDEFVLLLPNVSSKDIDRVCEHLRKTLSDPFTINHHVLHITPSIGISVYPDDGKTAESLIKHADVAMYHAKQQGRNNIQQFRENLLDASRERLVIESGLRAALNHDRLSLRYQPQFNTASGELEGMEALLRWKDPELGQVSPGQFIPIAEESHLILDLGNFVLNESCRQLAEWIAAGHTPPTLAINVSLRQLMQDGFAEQVLDTLAYYHLPPKLLEIELTETMLMHDPQHAQHVLEVLTSAGVGVAIDDFGTGYSSLSYLKRLSVTRIKIDQSFVKDLEHGGGDEAIVRAILGLAQNLKMAVTAEGVETEAQLSFLKSAGCDSCQGYYYAPPLVPDGFEALLQGNHPTQTSYFSAPETIQ from the coding sequence ATGAATCCAGTTAAGCAAACTCGCCAAACCACCGTCTTCGCTATCGTTGCTGGTTTTGCTTTGGGATTCCTAAATGTCCTAATCAGCCTGCATACCGCAACCGAAATTGGCAACCATGCTGAATTCGTCTTACTGTCAGGTATTGCCTTTGCTCTACTTTGCCGTGCGGGAACGCTTCCGATGCTTGCCACGTTAGCGGGCAGCTGGTTCGCCGCTAGTGACAAAGACGTTATCGACGGGCTACATTTAGCAGCAATAGCAGGCACCTCTTGGCTATCTTACCTCGTATTATCCAAGAAAGACTTTGATCCTTTATTACGAAGAGGAAAAGACTTTGCATTAGTACTACTCATCCCCGTACTTTCTTGCATCCCCATCACCCTATTTTTCTTACTGATGACAACTGGCATTCTGCCGCCAGATCAAGATTGGGTACCGCTCCCACTCCTAGAAGTAGTATTTGGGCAACTATTAGGCAGCCTACTCGTTTCCATTCCCATTTTGATGGTGAGTTACAAACGACTAAAACGTGCATTTACCAATGTGGAGTTTTGGCTTTTATCATTAGTGACGCTCTCGGTCTTTTGCTTACCGATTACCTTTGGCGCCAATAATGATGAACATCCCATTATGTACATTTTTGCGCCGTTGATCATTTGGTCTTCTATTCGATTAAAGCGGTTTGCGCACTCGATTATCTTAATTGAATTATCCACTGGTATTTTAGTCATGCCAGCGCGCTTTCTCTCTTCTCCTTTAGTCATCAACAACTTTGAAGTGCCGATGGCAATCGTTATGTTTGTTGGTATCGCAACCAGCCTTTTCATGTCGACTAGACAAGGTGAACGCCGTTATCAGCAAAACCTGCTGCAGCAGCGAAATGAAATTTACCGGTGGCTTGCAGGAATGCGGCAGCAATTTGGCGCGTCCGGCACCGGTGCTGATGTGCTGTACCAACTCTGCAAAAGCGCAAAAAGCATTTCGGCAGCTATTCACGCTGGCATTGCCAAAGAAACCAATCATGGCTACGAATGGCTATATGACTTCATGTTGACGCAACACGATAAGACGCCAATGTCTTTGCGTGAAGATCAGTACATTGATCGCAGAAACTGCAGTAGCTACCCGATTCCAGCAACAAACTACACCGTGATTTGTATCCCGCTAAAAGAAAAACACGATGGGGACTTATTGCTATTAATTACATTGCACAACCCGCTATTGATTAATGGTGAGTTGCTGTCTTTCTTTAATGATCAACGCCAGTTGCTCCAAAGTGAATTAGAGAAACGGCTGATTGATGCAGAGCGTCAACGTTTAGGCATGGCATTAAGAGATGCGGAAGCCATGTGGCAATACGCACTGGAAAGTAGTGGCGAAGGCATTTGGGATTGGCATATTCAAGCAAATGTCGAGTATTACTCTAACCGCTGCCAATTACTGATGGGCTTTGCAGAAGCGGTGACTCACGATGCGCACTACCTATGGCGCAACCGCATTCACCCAGATGATGTTGAAAAATGGGAAACCGCTTTACAGCAGTATTTGAATGGTGAAACGGATCACTACCAAAGCGAATTTCGCATTTTGCAGCAAAATGGCAAATCCAAATGGGTATTTTCACGCGGGAAAGTGATTTCTTGGGATGAAAATGCCAAGCCAGTGCGCATGATTGGTAGCGTATTAGATGTTTCTGAACTTCGCCAAGCAGATGAAGAGCGCCTACTTGCGGCACAAGTATTTGAAGCGAGTCATGAAGGTATTTTGATTATTGATGAAGATAAGCGCATCTTGTCTGCCAACTCTGCGTTCTTGCAGATGATTGGCTATCGTGCAGATCAAGTCATCCATAAACCGGCATTATTTTTTAGCGCGATTACCATTACCAACGAGCAAGATCTCTTCTGGGATCAGCTAGCGTCTCAGCAGTTTTGGCAAGGCGAATGGATTGCACAAAAAGAAAATGGCAGCCATCTCCCGCTCTGGTTGTCGGTCTCTTGTGTCATGGCACAAGAAAACACGCATGCTAGCCGCTACATCCTATTGGCAAGCGACATGACACAACGGAAAGCCGATAGTGATCGCATCCAGTATTTAGCCCATCATGATTTGTTAACCGGCCTTCCAAACCGGGCACTCATGATGGATAGGCTAGAGCAATTATTATTAAATTGCGAACGACAAAAAACTAACTTCGCATGTTTATTCATTGATTTAGACCATTTCAAGCATATCAATGATTCACTTGGCCACCCAGTCGGCGATTTGCTATTGCAAGATGTCGCCCAACGGTTAACCAGCCATGTACGCAAGGGAGATACCATTTCCAGACTAGGTGGAGATGAGTTTGTGTTATTGCTGCCAAATGTCAGCTCAAAAGACATTGATCGCGTTTGTGAACACCTCAGAAAAACCCTCTCTGATCCATTTACAATTAATCACCATGTACTACACATTACGCCAAGTATTGGGATTAGTGTCTATCCTGACGATGGAAAGACTGCAGAGTCATTGATTAAGCACGCCGATGTGGCGATGTACCATGCGAAACAACAAGGTCGAAATAATATTCAGCAGTTTAGAGAAAACTTGCTAGATGCTTCACGCGAACGGCTCGTTATTGAATCCGGGCTGCGTGCGGCACTGAATCACGACCGTCTAAGCCTTCGCTACCAGCCACAATTTAATACCGCTTCTGGCGAGTTAGAAGGCATGGAAGCGCTGCTACGCTGGAAAGATCCAGAACTTGGCCAAGTATCGCCAGGCCAGTTCATTCCAATTGCAGAAGAAAGTCACTTGATTCTGGATTTAGGTAATTTTGTCCTCAATGAAAGTTGCCGACAATTAGCAGAATGGATTGCTGCTGGTCATACACCACCAACGCTAGCCATTAATGTGTCGCTACGCCAACTCATGCAAGATGGTTTTGCAGAGCAGGTTCTCGACACCCTTGCCTACTATCACTTACCGCCCAAGTTGTTGGAAATTGAGTTGACCGAGACTATGCTGATGCATGACCCTCAACATGCACAGCATGTGCTGGAGGTATTAACCAGTGCAGGCGTTGGCGTTGCGATTGATGACTTTGGCACGGGGTATTCTTCACTTAGCTATCTCAAACGCCTCAGCGTAACTCGCATTAAAATTGATCAGTCCTTTGTGAAGGACCTTGAGCATGGCGGCGGCGATGAAGCAATTGTTCGCGCCATTCTTGGCCTAGCCCAAAACCTAAAAATGGCCGTCACTGCAGAAGGTGTAGAAACGGAAGCACAACTGTCATTCTTAAAATCAGCAGGATGCGACAGTTGCCAAGGCTATTACTATGCGCCACCATTAGTGCCAGATGGATTTGAGGCCCTGTTGCAAGGCAATCATCCGACACAAACGTCTTATTTTTCTGCACCAGAAACCATTCAATAA
- a CDS encoding transposase, with product MSKRVTQSYTPEFRTEAIKLVIEQGMSVAEVASRLGVNQGTLADWATKARKLQRSSTESNRKQSVESLIAEVRRLRRELAEAKMEKEILKKATVDSICQRNTLSIICTSSDLI from the coding sequence GTGAGTAAGAGAGTTACACAAAGCTATACACCAGAATTTCGGACAGAAGCAATCAAACTAGTTATAGAGCAAGGCATGTCTGTTGCAGAAGTGGCCTCAAGACTTGGTGTGAACCAAGGCACGCTCGCCGATTGGGCGACGAAAGCACGTAAGCTACAGCGGTCGAGTACTGAGAGCAATCGGAAACAAAGTGTTGAATCACTAATCGCCGAAGTTCGACGGCTACGCAGGGAGTTAGCTGAAGCCAAAATGGAAAAGGAAATATTAAAAAAAGCGACTGTAGATTCAATCTGTCAACGCAACACCTTATCAATAATCTGTACTAGCTCAGACTTGATCTGA
- a CDS encoding symmetrical bis(5'-nucleosyl)-tetraphosphatase — translation MATYVIGDLQGCFSALQLLLSELNWQPETDRLVFVGDLVNRGQGSLETLRFIRQLGDKAGVVLGNHDLFLLAASEGHAKIRDDDTITPILEASDREELLAWLREQPLARMESGHLIVHAGLLPTWSAKQALSLAKEVSKALRGKKWQKFLAKLWGNKPGHWDDALEGDDRLRVIVNAMTRLRFVDEDGDIDFKYKGEIEGAPSNLTPWFDAPNRQSADTPIIFGHWSALGLKIDHPIYALDTGAIWGGKLTAMCLEDKRIIQVDCSQLPDAIPLMTE, via the coding sequence ATGGCCACCTACGTCATTGGCGACCTTCAAGGTTGCTTTAGTGCATTGCAATTATTACTGTCAGAACTCAATTGGCAACCAGAAACAGACCGCTTAGTGTTTGTTGGTGACTTGGTCAATCGTGGTCAAGGCTCGTTGGAAACGTTACGATTTATCCGCCAACTAGGTGACAAAGCTGGGGTTGTTCTGGGTAATCATGATCTCTTCTTATTAGCCGCATCAGAAGGCCATGCAAAAATTCGTGATGACGACACCATCACCCCAATTTTAGAAGCGTCTGATAGAGAAGAGTTACTGGCATGGTTGCGTGAACAACCTTTAGCACGCATGGAAAGCGGCCATCTGATTGTGCACGCAGGGCTTCTTCCTACGTGGTCAGCCAAACAAGCCCTCTCTCTCGCCAAAGAGGTTTCCAAAGCCCTACGCGGTAAGAAATGGCAAAAATTTTTAGCCAAACTGTGGGGAAACAAGCCTGGGCACTGGGATGATGCATTAGAAGGCGATGATCGTCTGCGCGTCATTGTAAATGCGATGACGAGACTACGTTTTGTGGATGAGGACGGCGATATCGACTTCAAATACAAAGGGGAAATTGAAGGCGCACCATCCAACCTCACCCCATGGTTTGATGCCCCCAATCGACAATCGGCAGATACGCCCATTATCTTCGGGCACTGGTCTGCACTCGGTTTAAAAATTGATCATCCGATTTATGCACTAGATACGGGCGCCATTTGGGGCGGCAAACTCACCGCGATGTGCTTGGAAGATAAACGCATTATTCAAGTAGATTGCAGCCAATTGCCCGATGCCATCCCTCTGATGACGGAGTAA
- the lnt gene encoding apolipoprotein N-acyltransferase: MSLSRWRERGLAALIGALSVFTYAPFQIGGVSLGWLAPLPLAWLFARGLVTQPVTRWQLTTVSWWYGVGAFVAGVHWISVSLSVFGGMPAWMADTGTVLFAMYLALFPMLAGFAASCLRSKQRWLDVVVFAMIWVLSECLRGWLFTGFPWLAVGFSQTDTVLVGFIPVGGVLLASFAVALVAGLFALAWLKKSLKPVVYIALIYVAGAGLSIIQWTSPMKAPPLTVSLLQGNIPQDLKWNPEFARQSLDTYLLQLQASKGQLKVLPETALPLFYQRAKTDIPDFLAQVKAIASVPRQGVLMGTPEMGRTWDEYYNSAVLIQGKDVDQWYRKAHLVPLGEYLPLKPLTSWLLKVLNIPLGDMSSGSAYQSPIQFGSYRLAVNICYEDVFGTELIQSAKQANVMINMSNLAWFGKTIALDQHLQIARVRAIENGRPMIRATNTGATAIIDANGKLLSALPYFESSILEGQIQGMEGETPYQRLGGDRWIYLLILVLIGRYWWLRRA; encoded by the coding sequence ATGAGTTTATCCCGATGGCGTGAGCGCGGCTTAGCTGCGCTCATTGGTGCCCTTTCCGTATTTACCTATGCCCCGTTTCAAATTGGCGGTGTGTCGCTTGGCTGGCTAGCGCCATTGCCACTGGCGTGGTTGTTTGCGCGTGGTTTAGTGACGCAACCTGTAACAAGATGGCAACTAACAACCGTTAGTTGGTGGTATGGTGTGGGCGCATTTGTTGCCGGCGTGCACTGGATCTCTGTCAGTCTTTCTGTTTTTGGTGGCATGCCCGCTTGGATGGCGGATACGGGGACAGTGCTATTTGCCATGTACCTCGCCTTATTCCCTATGTTGGCCGGTTTTGCCGCCAGTTGCTTGCGCTCAAAGCAGCGATGGCTAGACGTGGTTGTGTTTGCCATGATTTGGGTATTAAGCGAGTGCTTGCGCGGTTGGTTATTTACCGGATTTCCTTGGTTAGCGGTTGGTTTTAGTCAGACAGATACCGTCTTGGTCGGTTTTATTCCTGTGGGTGGTGTTCTTCTTGCTTCATTTGCTGTTGCGTTGGTGGCGGGATTGTTTGCGTTGGCATGGCTTAAAAAATCGCTAAAACCTGTTGTTTATATTGCGCTGATTTATGTGGCTGGTGCTGGGTTGTCTATTATTCAGTGGACGTCTCCAATGAAAGCGCCGCCACTAACCGTCTCTTTGCTGCAGGGAAATATTCCGCAAGATTTAAAGTGGAACCCTGAATTTGCACGGCAATCGTTAGATACGTATTTGTTGCAGTTGCAAGCATCTAAGGGGCAACTAAAAGTATTGCCAGAAACCGCGCTGCCACTATTTTACCAACGTGCCAAAACCGATATTCCTGATTTCCTAGCGCAAGTTAAAGCCATTGCCTCTGTCCCTCGTCAGGGGGTGTTAATGGGGACGCCTGAAATGGGGCGCACTTGGGATGAGTATTACAATAGTGCCGTTCTTATTCAGGGTAAGGACGTAGATCAATGGTATCGCAAAGCGCATCTTGTCCCATTGGGCGAATACTTGCCACTAAAACCGCTTACGTCTTGGTTACTCAAAGTATTGAATATTCCATTGGGGGATATGTCCTCAGGAAGCGCATATCAATCGCCAATACAATTTGGCTCGTACCGGTTGGCAGTGAATATTTGCTATGAAGATGTATTTGGCACAGAACTGATTCAAAGTGCGAAGCAAGCTAATGTCATGATTAATATGAGTAATCTTGCTTGGTTTGGAAAGACGATTGCTTTAGATCAGCACTTGCAAATTGCCCGAGTGAGAGCCATCGAAAATGGTCGGCCAATGATTCGCGCGACTAACACGGGAGCGACGGCGATTATTGATGCCAATGGGAAATTACTCTCTGCGCTTCCTTACTTTGAATCGAGCATTCTAGAGGGGCAAATACAGGGTATGGAAGGGGAAACCCCATATCAGCGTCTGGGTGGGGATCGTTGGATTTATTTGCTTATCTTAGTGCTGATTGGTCGCTACTGGTGGTTGCGTCGTGCTTAG
- a CDS encoding c-type cytochrome, producing MSTGKSNPLGLVVAGIVVAVAAVFLLAKLVISYNAGQANPDDMTAEAINARVKQVGELDAGEVVAAGAMTGKMVYEQVCFSCHKDGLIGAPKLGDAAAWGPRIAQGFDTLVKHAVEGFNGKMPAKGGNANLTDQEVARAVAYMANSGGAKFTEPKVEGVASGESKASEGAASK from the coding sequence ATGAGCACAGGAAAAAGCAACCCACTAGGGTTGGTCGTTGCAGGGATTGTTGTAGCGGTAGCCGCTGTATTTCTACTAGCTAAACTAGTGATCTCTTACAACGCAGGTCAGGCAAACCCTGATGATATGACTGCAGAAGCGATTAACGCGCGCGTAAAACAAGTTGGTGAACTAGATGCTGGCGAAGTAGTTGCTGCTGGTGCTATGACCGGCAAAATGGTTTATGAGCAAGTATGCTTCTCCTGTCACAAAGATGGCTTGATTGGCGCACCTAAATTAGGTGATGCTGCAGCATGGGGCCCACGTATTGCACAAGGTTTCGACACATTGGTTAAGCATGCAGTTGAAGGCTTTAATGGCAAGATGCCAGCTAAAGGTGGTAACGCTAACCTGACAGACCAAGAAGTTGCACGTGCGGTTGCTTACATGGCTAACAGCGGCGGCGCTAAATTTACTGAACCAAAAGTAGAAGGCGTTGCTTCTGGCGAGTCTAAAGCAAGCGAAGGCGCTGCAAGCAAATAA
- a CDS encoding lysophospholipid acyltransferase family protein, with the protein MTATPSSTLPIWHRCYRIARLGIHLLSGMLEVRIFFGRASEEERRWRIQRWSTKMLKVLGVKLEVVGDAPLAPPKNSLWVANHISWLDVFVLNAMLPLQFVAKSEVANWPVIGWMCRHTGTLFIERDSKKDLLRVNALVEGALQQGGAVAFFPEGTTTDGSELKPFAASLFHSASVTRGDIYPVALQYIQPNGCRELAPAYIDEVTLMDTIWQIAGAKEITAQITLLPQMNAAHLNRRELASTAHKHIEAVIHSIPSAPTPSLAMQD; encoded by the coding sequence ATGACTGCTACTCCTTCTTCTACTCTTCCTATTTGGCACCGTTGCTATCGAATTGCTCGTTTGGGGATTCACTTACTTTCTGGCATGTTAGAAGTACGGATTTTCTTTGGTCGCGCGTCAGAAGAGGAGCGTCGGTGGCGTATTCAGCGCTGGTCTACCAAGATGCTGAAAGTACTCGGGGTAAAGTTAGAGGTCGTGGGGGATGCCCCGTTAGCGCCGCCAAAAAATTCACTTTGGGTGGCGAATCATATTTCTTGGCTGGATGTGTTTGTCTTGAATGCCATGCTGCCGTTACAGTTTGTTGCCAAATCAGAAGTGGCCAATTGGCCTGTCATTGGTTGGATGTGTCGCCATACCGGAACATTGTTTATCGAGCGAGATAGCAAAAAAGACTTGCTGCGAGTGAATGCTTTAGTTGAAGGTGCTTTGCAGCAAGGTGGTGCGGTTGCATTTTTCCCTGAGGGGACAACTACCGATGGATCTGAGCTTAAACCGTTTGCAGCATCATTGTTTCACTCCGCTTCGGTGACGAGAGGGGACATTTACCCGGTTGCGCTTCAGTATATTCAGCCGAATGGGTGTCGTGAATTAGCGCCAGCGTATATCGATGAAGTTACCCTTATGGATACCATTTGGCAAATTGCAGGGGCAAAAGAAATTACCGCCCAAATCACGCTACTGCCACAAATGAATGCTGCTCATCTAAACCGCCGTGAACTAGCCTCAACGGCACACAAACATATTGAGGCCGTGATTCATTCTATTCCTTCTGCACCGACTCCTTCTTTAGCAATGCAGGATTAA
- a CDS encoding flagellar brake protein: protein MSDTENQATENHTPVAPTDDLARFTLMTPIEIVYALRNLIRSKQTLAIYFRQGKESMLTTLLDVNSEKGELIFDWGGSETVNQHLLDSDRNVFVCAPEGVKIQFVTGKINQIQLDGKPAFSTRLPDTLIKIQRREFYRLQMPIANPFWVTIHGTPKGSQRFTMFDLSLGGVCLNVSEPELFHLMENFGDCQLDLKEAGLFDVALQVRNLSSVPQRNGTVQHRMGCQFVGKFAHIQNKLQRFLAQLERERNALLKRD, encoded by the coding sequence ATGAGCGACACAGAAAACCAAGCGACAGAAAATCACACCCCCGTTGCCCCAACAGACGATTTGGCGCGTTTCACGTTAATGACGCCAATCGAGATCGTCTATGCGCTGCGTAATCTGATCCGCAGCAAGCAAACCCTCGCCATTTATTTTCGGCAGGGAAAAGAATCCATGTTAACCACCTTGCTGGATGTTAATTCAGAAAAGGGAGAGTTAATATTTGACTGGGGCGGAAGTGAAACGGTTAACCAACATCTGCTCGATAGTGATCGTAATGTGTTTGTCTGTGCTCCAGAAGGTGTAAAGATTCAATTTGTTACAGGCAAAATCAATCAGATTCAATTAGATGGTAAACCGGCCTTCTCCACAAGACTGCCAGATACGCTAATTAAGATTCAGCGTAGAGAGTTCTACCGCCTACAAATGCCAATTGCGAATCCTTTCTGGGTAACCATTCATGGCACACCCAAAGGTTCGCAACGCTTTACGATGTTTGATTTAAGCCTTGGTGGTGTGTGCTTAAATGTATCGGAACCCGAATTATTCCACCTGATGGAAAATTTTGGAGATTGTCAGTTAGATCTCAAAGAAGCCGGCTTATTTGATGTCGCACTTCAAGTACGTAATCTCTCTAGCGTGCCGCAACGCAATGGCACCGTTCAGCATCGTATGGGCTGCCAATTTGTTGGGAAATTTGCCCACATCCAAAATAAGCTGCAGCGGTTTCTGGCGCAATTAGAAAGAGAAAGAAACGCACTACTTAAGCGTGACTGA